A region from the Stutzerimonas stutzeri genome encodes:
- a CDS encoding calcium/sodium antiporter, producing the protein MDLLTIAYLIGGLVLLVLGAEALVRGAAKLAARFGISPLIIGLTVVAFGTSAPETAVSIQASLNGNGDIAVGNVIGSNIANILLILGLSALVAPLLVSRQLVRLDVPVMIGAGVLTYMLAWNGSISRLDGAILLASLLLYTCFLVIASKREKSRAAVDEFAIEFGADDQARPWSWVLQLLLILLGLGLLMVGSQLLIEGAVALARALGLSELVIGLTVIAVGTSMPELATSLMAVYRGERDIAVGNIVGSCIFNLLLVLGAGALVSADGLSISPNALAFDLPVMLAVFAACLPIFFSGYRINRWEGVVFFGYYLAYTLYLVLFSTGLPAINLLRHAMTWYVLPLTAITLLVIFLRAWKHQR; encoded by the coding sequence ATGGACCTGTTGACAATCGCCTACCTGATCGGCGGGCTGGTATTGCTGGTGCTAGGCGCCGAGGCGCTGGTACGGGGCGCCGCGAAACTGGCCGCTCGTTTCGGCATATCACCACTCATCATCGGCCTGACGGTCGTCGCATTCGGCACCAGCGCACCGGAAACGGCGGTCAGCATCCAGGCGTCGCTGAACGGCAACGGGGACATTGCCGTGGGCAATGTGATCGGAAGCAACATCGCCAACATCCTGCTGATCCTGGGACTGTCCGCGCTCGTGGCGCCGCTACTGGTGTCGCGCCAGCTCGTGCGCCTCGACGTACCGGTGATGATCGGTGCGGGCGTCCTGACCTACATGCTCGCCTGGAACGGCAGCATCAGTCGCCTGGACGGCGCCATTCTGCTGGCCTCGCTGCTGCTCTACACCTGCTTTCTGGTCATCGCCAGCAAGCGCGAAAAAAGCCGGGCGGCTGTGGACGAGTTCGCCATCGAATTCGGTGCCGACGACCAAGCGAGGCCGTGGAGCTGGGTACTGCAGCTGCTGTTGATCCTGCTCGGGCTGGGCCTGTTGATGGTCGGCTCGCAACTGCTGATCGAGGGGGCGGTGGCTCTAGCTCGCGCCTTGGGGCTGTCGGAGCTGGTGATCGGCCTGACCGTGATCGCGGTAGGGACCTCGATGCCCGAGCTGGCGACCTCGCTGATGGCGGTGTACCGCGGCGAGCGCGACATCGCGGTCGGCAACATCGTTGGCAGTTGCATCTTCAACCTGTTGCTGGTGCTGGGTGCCGGCGCGCTGGTTTCAGCCGACGGGTTGTCCATCTCGCCCAATGCGCTGGCGTTCGACCTTCCGGTGATGCTCGCGGTATTCGCCGCCTGCTTGCCTATCTTCTTTTCCGGCTACCGCATCAACCGCTGGGAAGGCGTGGTGTTCTTCGGTTATTACCTGGCCTACACGCTTTACCTGGTGCTGTTTTCCACCGGCCTGCCGGCGATCAACCTGCTGCGCCACGCAATGACTTGGTACGTATTGCCCTTGACCGCCATCACGCTTTTGGTGATCTTTCTGCGCGCCTGGAAGCACCAGCGCTGA
- a CDS encoding AEC family transporter, producing the protein MLSVAIQTLGVTAPVFVMLFIGVALKRLAWIDASFIHTASSLVFKATMPTLLFLSILRADLDAALQPALLSYYVVATVTTFFLAWAWALWRCPRADRGVYVQGAFRGNNGIVGLALATSLYGDYGLSLGGVLAGLVILVYNSLSALILAIYNPEGRASAAAILLSIVRNPLIIGVTAAVPFAYWQVPLPDWLLTSGQYFAQMTLPLALICIGGTLSLSVLRESSRIALSSSLMKLVWLPALATIGAWLFGFRGAELGILFLYFACPTASASFVMARATNANHQLAATIIVLTTLMAVISINFGLFMLGWLGWI; encoded by the coding sequence ATGCTTTCCGTTGCCATCCAGACCCTCGGCGTCACCGCTCCGGTCTTCGTCATGTTGTTCATCGGTGTCGCGCTCAAACGGTTGGCCTGGATCGACGCATCCTTCATCCACACCGCTTCATCGCTCGTGTTCAAGGCCACGATGCCGACCCTGCTGTTCCTGTCGATCCTCAGGGCCGACCTGGATGCGGCGCTGCAGCCGGCATTGCTGAGCTATTACGTCGTCGCCACCGTAACGACCTTCTTCCTCGCCTGGGCGTGGGCGCTCTGGCGTTGCCCGCGTGCAGACCGCGGCGTCTACGTCCAGGGCGCGTTTCGCGGCAACAACGGCATTGTCGGGCTGGCGCTCGCCACGAGTCTCTACGGTGACTACGGGTTGTCGCTGGGCGGAGTGCTGGCTGGCCTCGTGATACTCGTCTACAACAGCCTGTCGGCGCTGATTCTGGCGATCTACAACCCGGAAGGACGCGCCAGCGCCGCTGCCATCCTGCTCAGCATCGTGCGTAACCCGCTGATCATTGGCGTGACGGCCGCCGTCCCCTTTGCCTATTGGCAGGTTCCGTTGCCGGACTGGCTGCTGACATCCGGGCAGTATTTCGCGCAGATGACGCTACCGCTGGCGCTTATCTGCATCGGCGGCACGCTGTCGCTCTCGGTCCTGCGTGAAAGCAGCCGCATCGCGCTGAGCTCGAGTCTGATGAAGCTGGTCTGGCTGCCGGCGTTGGCCACCATCGGCGCCTGGCTGTTCGGATTCCGCGGCGCCGAGCTCGGTATTCTTTTCCTCTATTTCGCCTGCCCGACGGCATCGGCCAGCTTCGTGATGGCACGGGCGACCAATGCCAACCATCAGTTGGCGGCGACGATCATCGTGCTCACCACCTTGATGGCCGTGATCAGCATCAACTTCGGATTGTTCATGCTCGGTTGGTTGGGCTGGATCTAG
- a CDS encoding septal ring lytic transglycosylase RlpA family protein, which yields MRTRLLLIALPFALFGGCGDTQEAYSKARNSFTQQGVASYYARSFHGEETASGETFNQNKLVAAHKTLPFGTRVKVTNLDNGRQVTVRIVDRGPFTRGRIIDLSRVAAARLDLLEDGIARVKIEKLDR from the coding sequence ATGCGAACCAGACTGCTGCTCATTGCACTGCCCTTCGCCCTGTTCGGCGGATGTGGCGATACCCAGGAAGCGTATTCGAAGGCCAGAAACAGCTTTACCCAGCAAGGCGTGGCGTCCTATTACGCTCGCAGCTTTCATGGCGAAGAAACCGCCAGTGGCGAAACCTTCAACCAGAACAAACTGGTCGCCGCGCACAAAACGTTGCCATTCGGTACGCGGGTGAAGGTGACCAACCTCGATAACGGCAGGCAGGTCACTGTGCGTATCGTCGACCGCGGGCCGTTCACACGGGGACGGATCATCGACCTGTCGCGAGTCGCCGCCGCCAGGCTCGACCTGCTCGAAGACGGCATCGCCAGGGTGAAGATCGAAAAGCTGGATCGATAG
- a CDS encoding calcium/sodium antiporter encodes MSAMTFVYLIAGLVLLVAGAEVLVRGAAKLAAQFGIPPLVIGLTVVAFGTSAPETAVSVQAALNGSGDIAIGNVLGSNIANVLLILGMTSLVAPLIVSRQLIRLDVPIMIGASLITYALAWDGALSRLDGALLFCAVVGYTLFLIVSSRRASANATEDDEFAKEFGLDAAPKPYASLINAGLVIVGLALLVGGSHFLVEGAVSLARALGLSELVIGLTVIAVGTSLPELATSILAAIRGERDIAVGNIVGSNIFNLLCVLGLASLVSPSAIGVAANALAFDFPVMIAVALACLPIFFTGYCINRWEGLLFLAYYVAYTVYLVMVSTGRAFAETLGDALIGYALPLTAVTLLVIASRAWKQQPR; translated from the coding sequence GTGTCCGCAATGACCTTCGTCTATTTGATAGCCGGCTTGGTACTTCTTGTCGCCGGCGCCGAAGTGCTGGTGCGTGGCGCGGCCAAGCTTGCGGCGCAGTTCGGTATCCCGCCCCTGGTGATCGGACTCACGGTGGTGGCGTTCGGCACCAGTGCGCCGGAAACCGCGGTGAGCGTGCAGGCAGCGCTCAATGGCAGTGGCGACATCGCCATTGGCAACGTGCTGGGAAGCAATATCGCCAACGTACTGTTGATCCTCGGCATGACGTCCTTGGTTGCGCCGCTGATCGTCTCTCGCCAGCTGATTCGGCTCGACGTACCGATCATGATCGGCGCCAGCCTGATCACCTACGCCCTGGCTTGGGACGGCGCGCTCAGCCGGCTCGATGGCGCACTGCTGTTTTGCGCGGTGGTCGGCTACACGCTGTTCCTGATCGTCAGCAGTCGTCGAGCCAGCGCGAACGCAACGGAAGACGACGAGTTCGCCAAGGAGTTCGGCCTCGACGCAGCGCCCAAGCCCTACGCCAGCCTGATCAATGCTGGCCTGGTCATCGTCGGCTTGGCGCTGTTGGTCGGTGGTTCCCATTTTCTGGTGGAAGGCGCCGTGTCGCTTGCCCGGGCACTGGGCCTGTCCGAACTGGTGATCGGGCTGACCGTTATCGCCGTCGGCACCTCGCTCCCGGAACTCGCCACCTCCATCCTCGCTGCGATTCGCGGCGAGCGTGACATCGCCGTAGGCAATATCGTCGGCAGCAACATCTTCAATCTGCTCTGCGTGCTGGGACTGGCCTCGCTGGTGTCTCCGAGCGCGATCGGGGTGGCGGCGAACGCCCTGGCCTTCGACTTCCCGGTAATGATCGCGGTGGCACTGGCCTGCCTGCCCATCTTTTTTACCGGCTACTGCATCAACCGCTGGGAGGGCCTGCTGTTCCTGGCCTACTACGTCGCCTACACGGTCTACCTGGTAATGGTCAGCACCGGGCGCGCTTTCGCCGAAACCCTCGGCGATGCGCTGATTGGCTATGCCCTGCCGCTGACCGCGGTAACCCTGTTGGTGATCGCCAGCCGAGCCTGGAAGCAACAGCCGCGCTAA